One part of the Phycisphaeraceae bacterium genome encodes these proteins:
- a CDS encoding tetratricopeptide repeat protein, with amino-acid sequence MSENEPNEQNERTDSLEAIEHLIALSEEAVDRGDFTANEEYWEQALAMRLRLVPGDTEDTAHMLDDSGVSKELAGKHSEAESLFMRAVAMYETIHSQEHADIATVLDDLSRVKESRGDIEAALSVQDRAYSMRQRVQPKEDEASVMALMRCGFLKAQLGQLEQAETDYVAAHEMMQRLGYGDHEAVAKNLANRAHAISYLHRADESIQIFEEALAMQRRLYAGDHPDIANCLSSLASIYLVIDQPHKARPIIEEAHAMAARVYPEDHPHRGTIEGWYQTICENTP; translated from the coding sequence ATGTCTGAGAACGAACCCAACGAACAGAACGAACGAACTGACTCCCTCGAAGCGATCGAGCATCTCATCGCGCTGAGCGAGGAAGCTGTTGATCGCGGTGACTTTACAGCAAACGAAGAGTATTGGGAGCAGGCACTGGCAATGCGGCTTCGGCTTGTCCCTGGAGATACTGAGGACACTGCACACATGCTCGACGACAGCGGCGTCAGCAAGGAACTCGCAGGCAAGCACAGCGAAGCGGAATCCCTCTTCATGCGGGCAGTTGCAATGTACGAAACAATACATAGTCAAGAACACGCGGATATCGCAACCGTGCTCGACGATCTGTCCCGCGTGAAGGAATCGCGGGGAGATATAGAGGCAGCCCTCTCCGTGCAGGATCGTGCGTATTCCATGCGTCAGCGTGTCCAGCCGAAAGAAGACGAGGCATCGGTTATGGCGCTGATGCGATGCGGTTTTCTCAAGGCACAACTGGGACAACTTGAGCAGGCTGAGACCGACTATGTTGCGGCGCACGAGATGATGCAGCGACTCGGCTATGGTGATCACGAAGCTGTCGCAAAGAATCTGGCGAACCGCGCACACGCAATCTCATACCTTCACCGCGCTGATGAAAGTATACAGATCTTTGAGGAAGCGCTCGCAATGCAGAGACGATTGTACGCGGGAGACCATCCCGACATCGCAAACTGCCTTTCGAGTCTTGCATCAATATACCTTGTGATTGATCAGCCCCACAAAGCGAGGCCGATCATCGAAGAAGCACACGCGATGGCTGCTCGTGTATATCCGGAAGATCACCCCCACCGAGGGACAATCGAAGGCTGGTATCAGACCATATGTGAAAACACACCTTGA
- a CDS encoding VOC family protein, whose protein sequence is MTVKRMDNVGIVVEDIDAAVAFFTELGLELEGRAPIEGAWADDVTGLRDMRVEIAMMRTPDGHSRLELSRFLAPPVVADHRVAPVNTLGYLRVMFTVEDIDDTLARLSKRGAVLVGNVAQYQEVYRLCYIRGPEGVLIGLAQELK, encoded by the coding sequence TTGACTGTCAAACGTATGGACAATGTCGGTATTGTGGTGGAGGACATCGATGCCGCTGTTGCGTTCTTCACTGAACTCGGCCTTGAACTCGAAGGGCGCGCCCCGATCGAAGGGGCTTGGGCTGATGACGTGACCGGACTGCGGGACATGCGTGTCGAGATTGCCATGATGCGTACGCCGGATGGTCACAGCCGCCTCGAGTTGTCCCGATTCCTCGCGCCGCCTGTGGTCGCCGATCACCGTGTTGCTCCTGTCAATACCCTTGGCTACCTGCGCGTCATGTTCACCGTGGAGGATATCGACGACACACTCGCTCGGCTCAGCAAGCGTGGTGCGGTGCTCGTTGGTAACGTCGCACAGTATCAGGAAGTGTACCGACTTTGCTACATCCGAGGCCCCGAGGGAGTGCTCATCGGACTTGCGCAAGAGCTCAAATAG
- a CDS encoding prepilin peptidase: protein MPQWFYQMMPELLYLLFVLAFGGCVGSLLNVVAYRMPLGLSIVTPPSRCPKCNTKLAWRDNIPVFGWLFLRGKCRYCKNPISPEYPIVEACVALLFGVYYVVWYMIPRDAVWLGVPIGLLKPEWTIEARSGFHTWPTFMLMLLMLGALTGMFLVDAKTFMIPLQLSAIPAILGLIIHPLHAAWISHKGYVAGFGHTQPMGGWAIPIPEGWWWIGASIGAGIGLIIGNLLLHFGLLKCSFHDYEQWEEEHIAKHKAEQTQSAATPEPGENASASSETIDGEQEKETNNENDEMPADMWIQYPYARREVLRELLFLAPCLGLFVAGGWLIEAMNLTSAPPLWLRVFAGSLMGFLIGGGVVWAIRIFGTLGFGKEAMGLGDVHLMAGVGAVVGFVDASLAPFLASFVGLGWRIITLIGGNKFPKAMPFGPYLAVAVVLAMLFRHPIEYLLSALAGNPVNLP from the coding sequence ATGCCACAGTGGTTCTACCAGATGATGCCCGAGCTTCTCTACCTGCTATTCGTGCTCGCGTTCGGCGGGTGCGTCGGGTCGCTGCTCAATGTTGTCGCGTACCGGATGCCGCTCGGGCTCTCGATCGTCACGCCACCGTCGCGCTGCCCGAAATGCAACACGAAGCTCGCGTGGCGCGACAACATCCCCGTGTTCGGCTGGCTGTTTCTTCGCGGCAAGTGCAGATATTGCAAGAACCCGATCAGCCCGGAGTATCCGATCGTTGAAGCGTGCGTCGCGCTGCTCTTCGGTGTGTACTATGTTGTGTGGTACATGATCCCGCGCGACGCGGTGTGGCTCGGCGTTCCCATCGGTCTGCTCAAGCCCGAGTGGACGATCGAAGCGCGCAGCGGTTTCCACACCTGGCCGACATTCATGCTCATGCTGCTGATGCTCGGCGCGCTCACAGGCATGTTCCTTGTCGATGCCAAGACATTCATGATCCCGTTGCAACTCTCGGCGATCCCCGCGATCCTTGGACTCATCATCCATCCGCTACACGCAGCGTGGATTTCACACAAGGGGTACGTCGCGGGCTTTGGACACACTCAGCCGATGGGTGGCTGGGCGATCCCGATCCCCGAGGGCTGGTGGTGGATTGGTGCAAGCATCGGCGCAGGCATCGGACTCATCATCGGAAACCTGCTGTTGCACTTCGGGTTGCTCAAATGCAGCTTCCACGACTATGAGCAGTGGGAAGAAGAGCACATCGCAAAGCACAAAGCCGAGCAAACGCAATCAGCAGCAACGCCAGAACCTGGCGAGAACGCATCCGCTTCATCTGAAACTATTGATGGGGAACAAGAGAAAGAGACAAACAACGAAAACGACGAGATGCCCGCGGACATGTGGATCCAGTATCCATATGCGCGGCGGGAGGTTCTCCGCGAACTGCTGTTCCTTGCACCGTGTCTCGGTCTCTTTGTCGCTGGCGGCTGGCTGATCGAAGCTATGAACCTCACATCTGCGCCCCCACTCTGGCTACGTGTGTTTGCGGGTTCATTGATGGGTTTTCTGATCGGTGGCGGCGTGGTGTGGGCGATCCGGATCTTCGGCACGCTCGGCTTTGGCAAGGAGGCGATGGGGCTCGGCGATGTCCATCTGATGGCGGGTGTCGGCGCGGTTGTTGGGTTCGTTGACGCCTCGCTCGCACCGTTTCTTGCGTCATTCGTCGGGCTCGGCTGGCGGATCATCACGTTGATCGGCGGGAACAAGTTCCCCAAGGCAATGCCGTTCGGACCGTATCTCGCGGTCGCTGTTGTGCTTGCGATGCTGTTTCGACACCCGATCGAGTATCTGCTGTCTGCACTCGCGGGAAATCCCGTCAATCTGCCGTAA
- a CDS encoding OmpA family protein: MSSFPSRRIVVALGLAGIGVGLTGCSSVSKNQYDAAVSEAFELRQELDSTRGQLAEAEARYAASSSENDQLRQNLEFERNRASTIVQQPPQINYGFEGIEGVSTRVTSEGIVLTVEGDILFDSGKVDLRNAAKQSLDRIASSIQSRYPGSLVRIEGYTDSDPIKKSKWTSNEQLSGERALAVEKYLVSRGLKGDRVYFSGFGPAAPKATKKDSRRVEIVIAQ; this comes from the coding sequence ATGTCGAGTTTTCCATCGCGTCGCATTGTCGTTGCACTTGGCCTTGCAGGTATCGGAGTCGGTCTGACTGGTTGCAGTTCTGTCTCAAAGAATCAGTATGACGCTGCTGTGAGTGAAGCGTTCGAGTTGCGTCAGGAGCTCGACTCCACGCGTGGGCAGCTTGCTGAAGCAGAAGCTCGCTACGCGGCTTCATCATCAGAGAACGATCAACTGCGCCAGAACCTTGAGTTCGAGCGCAATCGCGCATCGACCATCGTGCAACAGCCACCACAGATCAACTACGGGTTCGAGGGCATCGAAGGCGTAAGCACGCGCGTCACGAGCGAAGGCATCGTGCTGACCGTCGAGGGTGACATCCTGTTCGACTCGGGCAAGGTCGATCTGCGCAATGCAGCGAAGCAGTCGCTCGATCGCATCGCTTCGAGCATCCAGTCGCGATACCCAGGCAGCCTGGTTCGCATCGAGGGGTACACAGACTCAGACCCGATCAAGAAGAGTAAGTGGACCTCGAACGAGCAACTCTCGGGCGAGCGCGCACTGGCAGTCGAGAAATATCTTGTTTCCCGTGGCCTCAAGGGCGATCGCGTCTACTTCTCCGGGTTCGGCCCGGCAGCGCCAAAGGCGACCAAGAAGGACTCACGCCGCGTCGAGATCGTCATCGCGCAGTGA
- a CDS encoding ChaN family lipoprotein, whose translation MKPILSSVALAAVALSLTGCAIHGPSAEDIAVEQLATYQPRHSAPIFHGENGARMSWDHMLNALADADVIVLGELHDDAFGHRVQLAIVEDMMTRHEGTALSMEMLDRNEQATIDDYLAGMITQDQFIERTASTAWHRNTQAFLSGEMPKDEFVEKMNAFGWPDWMNNYLPIINAAKENNARIIGANTPWALYTRLANREGYDALNALTDAQRVNFDLPHEILTGTYRENFWQVMAGRAEGDPVEDVETPHGVHPGMTDESILGMFKSQLLMDATMAGSIANALNTGSVRVIHLVGQFHSDFRGGTVQELQYRKPGAKIMTVSLRRWDPATQDEGRFTLQPDDEDRADFVIYTQPAQ comes from the coding sequence GTGAAGCCCATCCTCTCAAGTGTTGCTCTTGCTGCTGTTGCGCTCTCTCTGACAGGCTGTGCCATCCACGGACCAAGCGCAGAAGATATCGCGGTCGAGCAGCTTGCAACATACCAGCCCCGCCACAGCGCTCCGATCTTCCACGGCGAGAACGGAGCACGCATGTCGTGGGATCACATGCTCAATGCGCTCGCCGATGCAGATGTGATCGTGCTTGGCGAACTGCACGACGACGCGTTCGGACACCGCGTGCAACTCGCGATTGTCGAGGACATGATGACGAGGCACGAGGGCACCGCGCTCTCGATGGAGATGCTCGACCGCAACGAGCAAGCAACCATCGACGACTATCTCGCGGGCATGATCACGCAGGACCAGTTCATCGAACGCACCGCCTCGACCGCGTGGCATCGCAACACACAGGCGTTCCTCTCGGGTGAGATGCCAAAGGACGAGTTTGTCGAGAAGATGAACGCGTTCGGCTGGCCCGACTGGATGAACAACTACCTGCCGATCATCAACGCTGCAAAGGAAAACAACGCACGCATCATCGGCGCAAACACGCCGTGGGCACTCTACACACGACTGGCAAATCGCGAGGGATACGACGCGCTGAACGCGCTAACCGATGCGCAGCGGGTAAACTTTGATCTGCCGCACGAGATTCTGACAGGCACATACCGCGAGAACTTCTGGCAGGTGATGGCTGGACGCGCCGAGGGCGACCCCGTCGAAGATGTCGAGACACCGCATGGTGTCCATCCCGGCATGACCGACGAAAGTATCCTCGGTATGTTCAAGAGCCAGCTTCTGATGGACGCAACCATGGCTGGGTCTATCGCGAATGCACTAAATACCGGATCGGTGCGCGTCATCCATCTCGTCGGGCAGTTCCACTCCGACTTCCGTGGAGGCACCGTGCAGGAACTCCAGTACCGAAAGCCGGGCGCGAAGATCATGACCGTGAGTCTGCGCAGATGGGATCCCGCAACACAGGATGAGGGAAGATTCACGCTCCAGCCGGACGACGAGGATCGCGCTGACTTTGTGATCTACACCCAGCCGGCGCAATAA
- a CDS encoding VOC family protein yields MSAQSPTFVSVAPVLPSKDVPALIRFYIDKLGFTLRFQDNTGDVRYAGVSRDSVMLHLQWHNPDEWDRVERPMLRFHIDGVEALFDEYKDKDVFHEHTALRDTPWGTREFAFYDAHGNGLTFFVNTD; encoded by the coding sequence ATGTCAGCACAAAGTCCAACATTTGTCTCTGTCGCACCAGTGCTTCCGTCGAAGGATGTACCCGCATTGATTCGGTTCTATATCGACAAGCTCGGATTCACACTGCGATTTCAGGATAATACCGGGGATGTGCGGTATGCTGGCGTTTCAAGAGACAGCGTGATGCTGCACCTGCAATGGCACAATCCCGATGAATGGGATCGTGTGGAGCGTCCCATGCTTCGGTTCCACATCGATGGTGTCGAAGCGCTGTTCGATGAGTACAAGGACAAGGATGTGTTCCACGAGCACACCGCGCTGCGCGATACGCCGTGGGGAACTCGGGAGTTCGCCTTTTACGATGCGCACGGCAACGGGCTGACATTCTTCGTCAACACAGATTGA
- a CDS encoding DUF3817 domain-containing protein, with the protein MAVNTSFLHKLRIFSMIEGISTILLMGVAVPLKYMADMPIGVKIMGPIHGALFVALVIFFIRGKTVIPLTQNMAIAGIVGAIFPFGPFVVDRWLKRVGVSSSGEPT; encoded by the coding sequence ATGGCTGTCAATACGTCGTTCCTGCACAAACTCCGTATCTTCTCGATGATCGAGGGCATCTCGACCATCCTGCTGATGGGTGTAGCTGTGCCACTCAAGTACATGGCAGATATGCCGATCGGTGTCAAGATCATGGGGCCGATCCATGGTGCGCTGTTCGTTGCGCTGGTGATCTTCTTTATCCGTGGAAAGACGGTCATCCCGCTCACCCAGAACATGGCAATCGCAGGCATTGTTGGCGCGATCTTCCCGTTCGGGCCGTTCGTCGTGGACCGCTGGCTCAAGCGGGTTGGCGTATCGTCATCCGGAGAACCGACATGA